In Paenibacillus stellifer, the DNA window TGCCTTGAATGCGTTCGACTACAATTCATCGAAGACAGCCAATAACGCAATGACGGTTGCGATGGCGCTTGAACTCCAGGACAGCAAAGCCCAGGTCTTCGCCGTAACCCCCGGTTTCACCTCAACGGATTTGAACGGCAATGCAGAAGGCGGTAAATCCAAAGACGCCGGTGCGGCGATAATTGTAGGATATGCAACGGATGGGAAACGCCATAACGGGGAGTTTTTGGATGTGAATGGGGTGTTTGAGTGGTGATTGGGGTGGGGATGCCCCGGATTAGGTGAGATTAGCCGGATTTCGGAAAGAGAACAGCGAAAGCCTCCTGTACGTTTTCTGGCTAGGCCAGGTGATGTGCAGGAGGCTTGTACGTTTTGCTTTCAAAGGTATTTGTTCATTTATAGCTTCAATAATAGCATCATCTAATTCTCTTGCAGCCTTAACAGTACTAGGGTGTGTATGCAAACCTAAGCAAGTCATATCATAATGGAAGCCAGGGACAAAAAAAGCCATAAAGGTACACGCCAGCTTATCATAGCGAGTGGCTAGTCGACGATAGTGTTTGAGTTTATTGAAAAAGCACTCGATCAGATGACGCTCCTTGTAGATCTCATCTCACGGTCCCATTCCAGAGGCTTCCGACGATTTTTCTTACTTGGAATCACACAGGGTGCAGTCTGTTCTTCCAAGAGACGGAGGATTCGGTTGGTATCGTACGCCCGGTCGGCCAACACTTGCCTTTTTGTTAAGTCCATTTGTTTCAATATCTCATAACCGGTTACGGAGTCATGACAATGGCCTCCGGTCAGCACAAAGCGCAGTGGGTTGCCCAGCGCGTCAACGACTGCGTGGATTTTGGTGGTTAATCCGCCCCGGGACCGCCCAATGGCTTGCTTGAGGCCCCCCCTTTTGCGCCCGATCCATGCTGATGGACACGGACAATCGTGGTATCGATCATGACGCTTTCCTCGTCGGGCTCTGCGGAAACATGCTCCAGAATACGGTCCCAAATACCGGCGATCTGCCAGCGACGAAACCGGCTGTAAACGGTAGACCAAGAGCCGAAATATTCAGGTAAATCCCGCCAGGGGGAACCTGACCGTGCTACCCACAGCATGGCATTTAGCATTTGACGATGGTCTTTCGGGGGTCTCCCTCCTTGTGGTTTTCTCTCCGGCGGTAGCAGGTCCTTAATGGCTTCCCATTGGTCGTCACGGATTTCATATCGATTCATCATACCTATGATTTACCCATTTTATGGGGTCATAGTTTGCATACAGGCTCTAGAAAGAATACATGAAAGTCAAATTTTATCAAAATAAAGAGCGAACTATGTATAAAATAGTTCGCCCATTATTTTAATATTCTGCTCCATGGTTAAGGGGGGTGATATTTGAGTTGTCAGACACAACTGAAGAAAAAGCCAATGTATTACTACTTAGTAGACTTAATAAAATGACTCCTAGAATAAGTGCTTTTTTCATACTCATCTTCTCCTTTGAAAATATTATTGAGAATTATTGAGTACTCACTTAGTTGTGAGTCTGATGCGTTAGGCTTGAGTACTTCAAACAATGCCACCGATTTTTTGAAATAGCTATCATTATTTTTTTTATCAGCCTGAATCATAGTATGTAGTATTAAATCCACAGCTTCATTACATATACCGTTTGTGTATTTGTAGCAAGCTAATAAATAATAAAGCGACAAATATTTTGCAGAGATAACTTGTTCTTCATAGTGGCTCGGATCTTTAATGTGACGCATTAGAGAAGCAAGTTCCTCGTCTACAGAATATGAAAAAGCAAGTGATGATTCAAGGATTGTGTTGAGTCCCGATAAGATTTGATCAGGATTTTCTTCAAGGAATGTAACATAATCCTTCAGTTTATTTTTGTTTCCGTTCAAAATTTCTAGTGTTAAAGTATTGGCTACTGCGAAAGATCTAAAATCATATATGATCTTTTTGCATTCCTCAGTTTCGTCATCTAGCCACTCCAGATTTGAATAATGAGCTATGCATTCAAAAGAGTTTGGGTATTTTTCGACTTTTTGAAATGCCAATCCTTTCATTAGATAACTATAGCCAAAATAATAGGCTATATGTCTATCCAGTTTTACAAGATGTTTTGTCTCAGTAAGAAGAATTTTATTTGCGGCATTAAGTAATTTGTTGGATAAAGTTAGTACTTTCTCCCAATTATCAAAAGCATAGGCCATTTTGATCATTTTTGCAAGGGTATCAATCTCTTCTGGTTCATTTAATATTATAGTTCCATCCAAATGTAACCACTCCTTAAATACCATATATTTGCAATATATTATATGGAATAATTTACAAGTGGTCAATATCAATTCTCTTGTAACTCATTTATTTAAATGAATTGTCGAGAATTAGTATTTCTGTAGTCCAGTCCCAATGACGTTTTCAACATACTTGAATCAGAATTTAGTTCTCTGATTATTGAGCCACTGTTGTACTCACTTCTTGATAAAAAATGACTACACCAAATCACGGCATAGTCATTTTATTTACTTTCATCAATTTTTTCCTCCACAAGCTCCACCAACTCCGATGCCTTCATGTTCAAAGCTTTAGCAAGAGCAAGCAAAGAATTTTGAGTTGGCTGGTGCACGCCACGTTCCAGCATGGATATGTAAGTACGGTCAAGGTTACTTTGGAAGGCCAGTTTTTCCTGGCTCATCTTTTGCTTCTTCCGGATTGTTCTAAGCACTTCTCCAAATACTTCTTCCGATTTCAAGGATATACCTCTTTTTAGTTTCATTATCTAGTTGTCCCACTAACCAAATCCACGTAGTATACTCTACAAAAAGGTATAAACAGCTGTATCATGGCAGTTTACATCCCGATGAGCAAGCCATCTCAAATGACCCGCAATATGAGCAGTTAATCCAAAAAACATCTGAAACTATAAAGG includes these proteins:
- a CDS encoding helix-turn-helix domain-containing protein, whose amino-acid sequence is MKSEEVFGEVLRTIRKKQKMSQEKLAFQSNLDRTYISMLERGVHQPTQNSLLALAKALNMKASELVELVEEKIDESK